The proteins below are encoded in one region of Helianthus annuus cultivar XRQ/B chromosome 2, HanXRQr2.0-SUNRISE, whole genome shotgun sequence:
- the LOC110927047 gene encoding aquaporin TIP1-1, with product MPPIHRQLVDRVAIGRYEDEVTHPGAIKAFVAEFISALIFVFAGQGSGMAFSKLTDGGASTPDGLVAAAIAHGLGLFVAVAISANISGGHVNPAVTFGAFVGGNITLLRGIFYIIAQLLGSVVACLLLWFSTGGLTTSGFALSAGVSVWNAFVFEIVMTFGLVYTVYATAVDPKKGDIGTIAPLAIGLIVGANILAGGAFTGASMNPAVAFGPAVVSWDWGNHWIYWAGPLIGGGLAGAIYELIFISRSYEPL from the exons ATGCCACCGATCCACCGCCAACTCGTGGACCGAGTCGCCATCGGTCGTTACGAGGATGAAGTAACACACCCAGGCGCCATCAAGGCCTTTGTGGCAGAGTTCATAAGTGCACTCATCTTTGTGTTTGCAGGACAAGGGTCCGGAATGGCTTTTAGTAAGCTAACTGATGGTGGTGCGAGTACACCAGACGGGTTGGTTGCGGCTGCGATTGCTCATGGGTTGGGGCTGTTTGTGGCTGTTGCGATTAGTGCTAATATATCTGGTGGACACGTGAACCCTGCTGTCACTTTTGGTGCCTTTGTTGGTGGTAATATTACGTTGCTTCGTGGGATTTTTTATATCATTGCGCAGCTTCTTGGCTCGGTTGTTGCTTGTTTGCTTCTTTGGTTTTCTACTGGTGGTTTG ACAACCTCTGGATTCGCCTTAAGCGCAGGTGTATCGGTCTGGAACGCCTTCGTATTCGAGATCGTGATGACGTTCGGACTAGTCTATACAGTTTATGCCACCGCAGTCGACCCAAAAAAGGGTGACATCGGCACAATTGCGCCTTTGGCAATTGGTTTAATAGTTGGTGCCAACATTTTAGCCGGTGGTGCGTTTACTGGTGCATCTATGAACCCAGCGGTCGCATTTGGGCCCGCCGTGGTTAGCTGGGACTGGGGGAACCATTGGATCTACTGGGCTGGACCGCTAATCGGTGGTGGGCTCGCGGGTGCCATCTATGAGCTCATCTTCATTAGCCGATCTTATGAgccgttgtga